A genomic segment from Bradyrhizobium sp. ISRA430 encodes:
- a CDS encoding TauD/TfdA family dioxygenase, whose product MSTNALIGGVIPSTDVVKRAARIGAEVKNIKLSGDLPDHTIAAINSLLLEHKVIFFRNQGHLNDAEHERFAARLGKLVPHPMLGATKGMASLLELDSTRGGGRADVWHADGTFADAYPKILVLRAVVMPTFGGDTVWSNTAAAYLGLPPPLQRLAEGLWAVHSNVFDYAGIAQVREVDKKHFDEVFTRRVFETEHPVVRVHPETGERTLVLGALVKHFIGIRKYDGQKLFDLLQSHITAPENTVRWNWLEGDIAIWDNRATQHYAVNDYGDQHRVVRRATIEGDVPVSVDGRSSVTRLKVTE is encoded by the coding sequence ATGAGCACAAACGCTTTGATCGGAGGCGTCATTCCGAGCACCGATGTTGTGAAACGTGCAGCGCGCATCGGTGCCGAAGTCAAAAATATCAAGCTATCAGGCGACCTACCGGATCACACGATCGCCGCGATCAACAGCTTATTGCTCGAGCACAAGGTGATCTTCTTCCGCAATCAAGGACATCTCAATGACGCCGAGCATGAGCGCTTTGCCGCTCGTCTCGGAAAGCTAGTGCCACATCCGATGCTCGGTGCTACCAAGGGGATGGCGTCGCTCCTCGAACTGGACTCCACTCGCGGCGGCGGTCGCGCCGACGTTTGGCATGCGGATGGGACCTTCGCCGACGCCTATCCCAAGATTTTGGTCCTGCGGGCCGTTGTAATGCCAACGTTCGGAGGCGACACCGTGTGGTCGAACACAGCTGCCGCTTATCTTGGTTTGCCGCCGCCGCTACAACGGCTTGCCGAGGGCCTATGGGCCGTTCACAGCAACGTCTTCGATTACGCCGGGATCGCGCAGGTCCGCGAGGTCGACAAGAAACATTTTGACGAGGTGTTCACCAGAAGGGTTTTTGAGACCGAGCATCCCGTCGTACGCGTCCATCCCGAAACAGGCGAGCGGACGCTAGTGCTCGGCGCCTTGGTGAAGCACTTTATTGGAATCCGCAAATACGACGGACAAAAGCTGTTCGATCTGCTCCAGTCTCACATCACCGCGCCCGAAAACACTGTGCGCTGGAACTGGTTAGAGGGCGATATTGCTATATGGGATAACCGCGCAACGCAGCATTACGCGGTCAACGATTACGGGGACCAGCATCGCGTCGTGCGTCGGGCCACGATCGAGGGTGACGTGCCTGTCAGCGTCGATGGCCGGAGCAGTGTAACGCGCCTGAAGGTGACCGAATAA
- a CDS encoding DUF2274 domain-containing protein, translated as MPKLKIGELPDDKPVKVTTELPAAVHRDLIAYAEALTRQGGQVVDPTKLIAPMLARFMATDRGFSKLKREGHVPAAGEGQ; from the coding sequence ATGCCAAAACTCAAAATAGGAGAGCTTCCAGACGACAAGCCCGTCAAAGTGACTACGGAGCTGCCTGCGGCCGTGCATCGTGATCTCATTGCATATGCAGAAGCGCTTACGCGTCAGGGTGGTCAAGTGGTCGATCCGACTAAACTCATCGCCCCCATGTTGGCGCGCTTTATGGCCACGGATCGAGGATTTTCTAAACTGAAACGTGAAGGCCACGTACCGGCCGCTGGCGAAGGACAGTGA
- a CDS encoding TrbI/VirB10 family protein, producing MNAQNGNDQEQAAPPETQEEQSKSFRLRAEHPRVTRLSRKVLAAGSAAALLVVGGAVLWSLQNNRPRSQPADELYSTDHRNVADGITALPKDYAGVPQQPTPQLGPPLPGDLGRPILAAQGQSPTIGGNLEQQRQDQETEAARISRLFAATNGRDVRPADAAAAGSDRFVPPNATSTGEDASAQNAQDRKLAFVSASVDRRTVSPDRVTRPASPYMVQAGTVIPGALITGVRSDLPGQITAQVTESVYDTPTGRFLLVPQGARLIGIYDSQVTFGQSRVLLVWTRLIMPNGRSIVLERQPGADTAGYAGLEDQVDNHWGELFKAAALSTFLAVGTELGAGSDTNSNDSAIIQALRHGASDSLNQTGQQVVRRSLSIQPTLTVRPGFPVRVLVNHDLILTPYRG from the coding sequence ATGAACGCTCAGAATGGAAACGATCAGGAGCAAGCAGCTCCACCGGAGACACAAGAGGAACAGTCCAAAAGCTTCCGCCTGAGAGCAGAGCATCCGCGCGTGACACGGTTGTCCCGAAAAGTCCTGGCGGCAGGGAGCGCGGCTGCCTTGCTTGTGGTCGGTGGAGCGGTCCTGTGGTCGCTGCAGAACAATCGTCCCCGAAGCCAGCCGGCCGATGAGCTCTACAGCACTGACCATCGCAATGTCGCCGATGGCATTACGGCTCTGCCAAAGGACTACGCTGGCGTTCCGCAGCAACCAACCCCGCAGCTTGGCCCGCCGCTCCCTGGTGACCTCGGCAGACCAATCCTTGCTGCCCAAGGACAGTCGCCGACCATCGGCGGTAATCTGGAACAGCAGCGCCAGGATCAAGAGACCGAGGCCGCTCGCATCAGCCGTTTGTTCGCTGCGACCAATGGGCGAGACGTGCGACCCGCCGACGCTGCGGCTGCTGGGAGCGATCGCTTCGTGCCACCGAACGCAACGAGCACTGGCGAAGACGCATCTGCGCAGAACGCTCAGGACCGAAAGCTTGCTTTCGTGAGCGCCTCGGTAGACCGTCGCACGGTCAGCCCTGACCGTGTCACCAGGCCGGCTTCACCATATATGGTGCAGGCTGGGACGGTCATTCCGGGAGCCTTGATCACGGGCGTCAGGTCGGACCTGCCAGGCCAAATTACGGCCCAGGTGACCGAGAGCGTATATGACACCCCGACCGGCCGCTTTCTGCTTGTCCCTCAGGGGGCGCGTCTGATCGGCATCTACGATAGCCAGGTCACTTTCGGCCAGTCTCGCGTCCTGCTCGTCTGGACACGGCTGATCATGCCGAATGGACGTTCTATCGTTCTCGAGCGGCAGCCTGGCGCTGACACTGCCGGGTATGCAGGTCTCGAAGATCAGGTCGACAATCACTGGGGCGAGTTGTTCAAGGCTGCGGCACTATCGACGTTTCTGGCCGTCGGGACCGAACTGGGTGCCGGCTCGGACACCAATAGCAACGACAGTGCAATCATCCAGGCATTGCGACACGGCGCCTCGGACTCACTAAACCAGACCGGGCAGCAGGTCGTTCGCCGCAGTCTCAGCATCCAGCCTACTCTGACCGTGCGACCTGGCTTCCCGGTTCGTGTTCTTGTCAATCACGACCTCATACTTACGCCGTATAGAGGGTGA
- the trbG gene encoding P-type conjugative transfer protein TrbG, whose translation MIKTPSDVHSKCFLQQSRLNSAWHEFVSSKRAFLSALLLCSSLLGGCATYIPPEISYDAEVPPLAATPVALDDRSRPLHVPPLWKPALGGKSGGKEDAEPVGRVETANSAARVEPRKRGYFNAAQIYAYSPGALYQIYAAPGQITDIALEEGEQLTGSGPIAAGDTVRWVVGDTESGSGDTRRVHILVKPTRASIETNLVVNTDRRTYLIELRSRERPYMPSVAWYYPETVRERSRSLALKPVLPDPAQRISRYAIEGDSPPWRPLAVYDDGRKVYVEFPQGIVQGEMPPLFVIGPDGKTELVNYRAYSNVLIVDRLFAAAELRLGGEHQQKVRIVRTDGRPSS comes from the coding sequence GTGATCAAGACGCCGTCTGACGTTCATTCGAAATGTTTCCTTCAGCAAAGCAGGCTCAATTCGGCTTGGCACGAGTTCGTGAGCTCGAAGCGTGCATTTCTATCCGCTCTTCTGCTTTGTTCGTCTCTGCTCGGTGGGTGCGCGACCTACATACCGCCGGAGATCAGCTATGACGCTGAAGTTCCTCCGTTGGCGGCGACGCCAGTGGCTCTCGACGACAGATCGCGACCGCTTCATGTTCCACCCCTCTGGAAGCCGGCGCTCGGCGGCAAGTCGGGAGGGAAGGAAGACGCTGAACCCGTGGGGCGGGTTGAGACCGCAAACAGCGCAGCCCGGGTCGAACCGCGCAAGCGGGGGTATTTCAATGCAGCCCAAATCTACGCCTACAGTCCCGGAGCGCTGTATCAGATTTACGCCGCACCGGGGCAGATCACGGATATCGCGCTCGAGGAAGGAGAGCAGTTAACGGGATCAGGGCCCATCGCGGCCGGAGACACCGTACGCTGGGTCGTTGGGGATACCGAGAGCGGGAGCGGCGACACGCGACGCGTCCATATCCTGGTCAAGCCGACCCGCGCATCGATCGAGACCAATCTGGTCGTCAATACCGATCGGCGCACCTACCTCATCGAGCTCCGCTCCCGCGAGCGACCATACATGCCATCCGTTGCCTGGTACTATCCCGAAACAGTCCGCGAGCGGTCGCGCTCCCTCGCTCTGAAACCCGTTCTTCCGGATCCGGCGCAGCGTATCTCTCGCTACGCAATCGAAGGGGACAGTCCTCCCTGGCGGCCGCTCGCCGTATATGACGATGGCCGCAAGGTCTATGTCGAATTCCCGCAAGGCATCGTGCAAGGTGAGATGCCACCGCTCTTTGTCATCGGCCCCGACGGCAAGACCGAACTCGTCAACTATCGTGCCTACAGTAACGTGTTGATCGTTGATCGGCTGTTCGCAGCCGCCGAACTGCGGCTCGGTGGTGAGCACCAGCAGAAGGTCAGGATTGTCAGGACTGACGGGAGACCGTCGTCATGA
- the trbF gene encoding conjugal transfer protein TrbF, whose translation MFKRPSVHYGRMPEPITPYQKAAQVWDERIGSARVQAKNWRLMAFGCLMLSAGLAGSLVWQSSQGSITPWVVEVDHLGQAQRVAPANIDYQPTDAQIAYHLARFIEDVRGLPADGIVLRQNWLRAYDFTTDRGAAALNDYARNNDPFAKLGKAQISVDVSSIIRASSESFRVAWTQRIYDNGSLSSTERWTAILTIVIETPRDAERLRKNPLGVYVRAINWSKELGQ comes from the coding sequence ATGTTCAAACGACCTTCCGTTCATTACGGGCGCATGCCCGAGCCGATCACGCCTTACCAAAAGGCAGCGCAGGTTTGGGACGAACGCATTGGATCGGCCCGCGTGCAGGCTAAGAACTGGCGCCTGATGGCGTTCGGCTGCTTGATGTTATCAGCCGGTCTCGCAGGTAGCCTGGTTTGGCAATCGAGCCAGGGCTCGATCACGCCCTGGGTGGTCGAAGTCGACCATCTCGGCCAGGCCCAAAGGGTTGCGCCGGCGAACATCGACTATCAGCCCACAGACGCCCAGATCGCCTACCATCTGGCGCGCTTCATCGAGGATGTCAGAGGCCTGCCCGCGGACGGCATTGTTCTGCGCCAAAACTGGCTCCGGGCCTATGATTTTACGACCGATCGCGGCGCCGCCGCGCTCAACGATTATGCGCGCAACAACGACCCCTTTGCCAAGCTGGGCAAGGCCCAGATCTCGGTCGACGTCTCGAGCATCATTCGGGCATCTTCAGAAAGCTTTCGGGTCGCGTGGACCCAGCGCATCTACGACAACGGCTCGTTGAGCTCGACTGAGCGCTGGACTGCAATCCTAACGATCGTGATCGAGACGCCGCGCGATGCCGAACGTCTGCGCAAGAATCCCCTTGGCGTCTATGTTCGCGCCATCAACTGGTCAAAGGAGTTGGGTCAGTGA
- the trbL gene encoding P-type conjugative transfer protein TrbL, giving the protein MTGTGIIDQFLETFTRYIDNGFGLLGSDVGYLATILAAIDITLAALFWSWGPDEDIIARLVKKTLFVGVFAYLISNWNSLARIVFESFAGLGLKASGASLSASDFLRPGKIAQVGLDAGRPLLESISNLMGYISFFENFVQIVVLLFAWVVVLLAFFILAIQLFVTLIEFKLTTLAGFVLIPFGLFGNTAFAAERVLGNVISSGIKVLVLAVIIGIGSTLFSQFTVGFGGAQPTIEDAMTLVLAALSLLGLGIFGPGIANGLVSGGPQLGAGAAIGTGLAAGGIIAAGAGVAAGAAGLAGGAIAGAARGGGAVISGASAAYRSGGLAGVAEAGASAVMSPLRRAAAAPGGGGEAGAQAANTSTEGQPDWARRMKRAQTIRHGASAAGHAVRSGDHGGSGSSVDLSQGES; this is encoded by the coding sequence ATGACTGGTACCGGGATCATCGACCAATTCCTGGAAACGTTCACGCGTTACATCGACAACGGCTTCGGGTTGCTGGGGAGTGACGTCGGATATCTCGCAACGATTCTTGCCGCGATCGACATCACACTCGCAGCGCTATTCTGGAGTTGGGGACCAGACGAGGATATCATCGCGCGCCTCGTCAAAAAGACGCTCTTCGTCGGCGTGTTTGCTTACCTCATCAGCAATTGGAACAGCCTGGCGCGCATCGTCTTCGAGAGCTTTGCGGGGCTTGGGTTGAAAGCATCGGGTGCAAGCCTGTCTGCATCCGATTTCCTGCGACCTGGAAAGATCGCCCAAGTCGGACTCGACGCCGGCCGACCGCTGCTCGAGTCGATTTCCAACCTGATGGGCTACATCAGTTTCTTCGAAAATTTCGTCCAGATCGTCGTTCTCTTGTTTGCGTGGGTCGTGGTGCTGCTCGCCTTCTTTATCCTGGCGATCCAGCTCTTCGTCACCCTGATCGAGTTCAAGCTTACCACGCTGGCCGGCTTTGTGCTCATTCCATTTGGCCTGTTCGGCAACACCGCATTCGCGGCAGAGAGGGTCTTGGGCAACGTCATATCTTCGGGGATCAAGGTTCTGGTCTTGGCCGTTATCATTGGCATTGGATCGACCTTGTTCTCGCAGTTCACCGTTGGCTTCGGCGGCGCTCAGCCGACTATTGAAGACGCAATGACGCTGGTCCTTGCTGCGCTCTCTCTGTTGGGACTCGGCATTTTTGGTCCTGGTATCGCAAACGGCCTGGTATCCGGCGGACCGCAGCTCGGCGCCGGCGCCGCGATTGGAACGGGCCTTGCTGCCGGCGGCATTATTGCGGCAGGCGCAGGTGTCGCCGCCGGCGCCGCTGGTCTCGCTGGCGGCGCGATTGCAGGCGCCGCGCGCGGTGGCGGCGCTGTTATAAGCGGAGCATCAGCCGCCTATCGAAGCGGTGGTCTTGCTGGCGTCGCGGAGGCGGGCGCTTCCGCTGTCATGAGCCCGTTGCGTCGTGCAGCTGCCGCGCCCGGCGGAGGTGGGGAAGCCGGCGCGCAAGCCGCGAACACTTCGACCGAAGGGCAGCCCGACTGGGCGCGCCGCATGAAACGCGCCCAGACCATTCGGCATGGTGCCTCGGCAGCTGGCCACGCGGTCCGCTCCGGAGATCACGGCGGCAGCGGATCCTCCGTCGATTTGTCCCAGGGAGAGAGCTGA
- the trbK-alt gene encoding putative entry exclusion protein TrbK-alt, with translation MTEVKAFKALSLLTTIGVLVVAACTIQLRGGDESPAPPKAERTTDVISSDLARCRSVTAEETAGYQHCRQVWAENRRRFFGKKNGPTDPGRDDSAGLAPGPKDQSRIPQGYPQPGTPEASKP, from the coding sequence ATGACTGAGGTAAAGGCATTCAAGGCGTTGTCGCTGCTTACGACAATCGGCGTATTAGTGGTCGCGGCCTGCACGATTCAGCTTCGCGGTGGCGACGAGTCGCCAGCGCCGCCGAAGGCGGAGCGGACGACAGATGTAATCAGCTCTGACCTCGCACGCTGCCGCAGCGTCACTGCGGAGGAAACGGCAGGTTATCAGCATTGCAGACAGGTCTGGGCCGAAAACCGGCGTCGCTTCTTCGGCAAGAAGAACGGTCCCACAGATCCTGGCCGAGATGATTCCGCAGGTTTGGCGCCCGGCCCAAAAGACCAGAGCCGGATCCCGCAAGGTTATCCGCAACCGGGGACACCTGAGGCGAGCAAGCCATGA
- the trbJ gene encoding P-type conjugative transfer protein TrbJ produces the protein MRPLRLLATTAVFALVLGVTAPARALIVFDPNNYVQNVLTAARELQQINNQITSLQNEAQMLINQAKNLANLPYSSLQQLQSSIQRTQQLLAQAQRIAYDIQQIDRAFSTSYAPATSSQSNQLLISNAQSRWQNSYAATQDALRVQAGIVGNLDTNRIQTSALVTSSQSASGTLQATQAGNQILALQAQQLADLTAAAAAQGRAQSLEAAQRASAQDQGREQLRRFLTPGQGYQSSNVQMFH, from the coding sequence ATGAGACCTCTTCGCCTATTGGCGACTACGGCCGTCTTCGCGCTGGTGCTTGGCGTTACGGCGCCCGCACGGGCACTGATCGTCTTTGATCCCAACAACTACGTCCAGAATGTCCTGACCGCCGCGCGGGAACTCCAGCAGATCAACAATCAGATCACCTCGTTGCAGAACGAGGCGCAGATGCTGATCAATCAGGCAAAGAATCTGGCTAACCTGCCGTATTCGTCGTTGCAGCAACTGCAATCGTCGATTCAGCGGACCCAGCAACTGCTGGCCCAGGCTCAGCGGATCGCCTACGACATCCAGCAGATCGATCGCGCGTTCTCGACCAGCTACGCGCCAGCGACCAGCAGCCAATCGAACCAGTTACTGATCTCCAACGCTCAATCGCGATGGCAGAATTCCTATGCCGCGACGCAAGACGCGCTTCGTGTCCAGGCAGGCATCGTTGGCAACCTCGACACTAATCGCATCCAGACATCGGCCCTCGTAACCTCGAGCCAGAGTGCCAGTGGCACCTTGCAGGCAACTCAGGCCGGTAACCAGATCCTCGCGCTTCAAGCGCAACAACTTGCCGATCTCACGGCGGCCGCGGCGGCGCAGGGCAGGGCGCAGAGTCTCGAAGCGGCTCAGCGCGCCTCGGCCCAGGATCAGGGGCGAGAGCAGCTCAGACGATTCCTGACGCCTGGACAGGGCTATCAATCCTCCAATGTGCAGATGTTCCACTGA